The Crateriforma spongiae genome window below encodes:
- a CDS encoding sulfatase family protein gives MNSLKHACLIHRLGSTVIAFLLLSVNLVADEAESERLPNIVLMFADDLGYGDLGCYGHPYAKTPALDRLAEEGTRFTQFYVTGVTCNPSRTGLMTGLFPARFPRYAADFGFGERVTITELLKNRGYQTGHFGKWHIGPKETDGTYGIDTVRVIGKSRDRSSGRDDDLYAAAIEFMRENADHPFYVNIWGHATHFPVNTADGLVAKFNDVNVDRNDFSPTMQHKFDECVQIGGDVDESMRQYLGDVYQIDLNVGRILDALEDLGIQDNTIVVFSSDHGPAPVVLGKKRAREFSQNMLGYAGIYRGGKHEQYEGGTRIPFIIRWPQNVPAGQVDSTSVCSFIDWLPTLASIAGIDELPKNLDGEDISDIWRGTRRPRATPLFWKTSSAGATPAIRDGKWKLHLPRRRSGSPELYDLSLDPSESNNIADANPEVLKRLTRQLRQWNAGLPANYLKSRKRREDD, from the coding sequence ATGAATAGCCTGAAACACGCGTGTTTGATTCACCGGCTTGGATCCACCGTCATTGCGTTTCTTCTGTTGTCGGTCAATCTGGTTGCCGATGAAGCCGAATCCGAACGGCTTCCGAACATCGTTCTTATGTTTGCTGACGATCTTGGTTATGGCGACCTCGGCTGCTATGGGCATCCATACGCGAAGACGCCCGCGTTGGATCGACTGGCGGAAGAGGGCACACGGTTCACTCAGTTTTATGTGACCGGAGTCACATGTAACCCCAGCCGCACAGGGCTGATGACCGGGCTGTTTCCGGCTCGGTTTCCGCGGTACGCCGCCGACTTTGGTTTTGGCGAGCGTGTGACGATCACCGAATTGCTAAAAAATCGAGGCTATCAGACGGGCCATTTTGGCAAATGGCATATTGGCCCGAAAGAAACCGACGGCACCTACGGTATCGACACCGTCAGAGTGATCGGGAAAAGCCGCGACCGTTCGTCAGGTCGGGACGACGACTTGTATGCCGCTGCGATTGAATTCATGAGAGAAAACGCGGATCACCCCTTTTACGTCAACATCTGGGGGCACGCGACACACTTCCCTGTGAATACGGCAGACGGTCTGGTCGCCAAGTTCAACGACGTCAATGTTGACCGCAACGATTTTTCGCCAACCATGCAACACAAATTCGATGAGTGTGTGCAGATCGGAGGCGATGTTGACGAGTCGATGCGTCAGTACCTCGGCGACGTCTACCAGATCGATTTGAACGTCGGTCGCATCCTGGACGCACTTGAAGACCTGGGGATCCAAGACAACACCATCGTTGTCTTCTCAAGCGATCATGGCCCCGCTCCCGTAGTCCTGGGCAAGAAGAGAGCGCGCGAATTCTCGCAAAACATGCTCGGCTACGCCGGCATCTATCGTGGCGGCAAGCACGAGCAGTACGAGGGTGGCACGCGAATTCCGTTCATCATTCGTTGGCCCCAGAACGTGCCGGCCGGGCAAGTCGATTCGACCAGCGTGTGTTCGTTCATCGATTGGTTGCCAACACTGGCCTCGATTGCGGGAATTGATGAATTGCCCAAAAACCTGGACGGAGAGGACATTTCCGACATCTGGCGAGGAACCAGGCGGCCACGTGCAACGCCATTGTTCTGGAAGACAAGTTCCGCTGGGGCAACGCCAGCGATTCGCGACGGGAAGTGGAAGCTGCACTTGCCCCGCCGCCGATCCGGATCGCCCGAACTGTACGATCTGTCACTCGATCCATCGGAAAGCAACAACATTGCCGACGCCAATCCCGAGGTGCTCAAACGATTGACGCGGCAACTGAGACAATGGAACGCCGGATTACCGGCAAACTACCTGAAATCCCGGAAACGTCGCGAAGACGACTGA
- a CDS encoding sulfatase, which translates to MATDTPPNVVFLAVDDMNDFVGCLPSRPGAITPNIDRLAARGVCFTNAHTAGVFCAPSRAAIFSGQYASTTGCYTTPNYFVHHPEIESLQMSFAKAGYSTLGAGKLFHHPAGAIDQRGWTKFFLRNQFQREGGWALESWSRGTPVPQPFPASVYNQGKEITGGLFLEWGAIPNNREDEMADSIRANWAVQQLARSHDTPFFLACGFYAPHYPNYCPQKYFDLYDRDTISTPAFKDDDLVDLPDKIRKQRENRKAFHYDKLVAMGAWKDALHGYLACTSYADAMVGRILDALEAGPHADNTIVVLWSDHGYHLGEKGQWGKHTLWERTSNVPFVWAGPGIAEGAKTDVTVSLIDIYPTLVETCNLPAPRQDLEGVSLASILKNPAEADDRTVYLPYINPGEYGLMNRQWRFIHYDDDNQELYNVKEDPHEWNNLASDPQHADVIAELRASAPTEFAAPEPKMNARRDLVVEGETFRWVKGEGNYVPHPKYLPYTDPALKQKKANSER; encoded by the coding sequence ATGGCGACCGACACGCCGCCGAACGTCGTGTTTCTGGCGGTCGATGACATGAACGACTTCGTCGGATGTCTGCCGTCGCGTCCCGGCGCGATCACGCCCAACATCGATCGGCTTGCCGCGCGTGGTGTCTGTTTTACCAACGCACACACCGCTGGCGTGTTTTGTGCCCCCAGCCGCGCGGCCATATTCTCGGGCCAGTACGCATCGACAACTGGATGCTACACGACCCCAAATTACTTTGTGCATCACCCGGAGATTGAATCGCTGCAGATGAGCTTTGCCAAAGCGGGTTACTCCACGCTGGGCGCTGGAAAGCTGTTTCATCATCCCGCCGGAGCGATCGATCAAAGAGGTTGGACAAAGTTCTTCCTGCGCAATCAGTTCCAACGTGAAGGCGGGTGGGCATTAGAATCGTGGAGTCGTGGCACGCCGGTGCCACAACCGTTCCCGGCTAGCGTCTACAACCAAGGTAAAGAAATCACCGGCGGTTTGTTTTTGGAATGGGGAGCCATCCCGAACAACCGCGAGGACGAGATGGCCGATTCGATACGAGCCAACTGGGCCGTGCAGCAGTTGGCTCGAAGTCACGACACACCGTTCTTCCTGGCTTGCGGTTTTTATGCTCCGCATTACCCCAATTACTGTCCGCAGAAGTATTTCGATCTCTACGATCGGGACACCATTTCAACGCCAGCATTCAAAGACGATGATTTGGTGGACTTGCCGGACAAGATTCGCAAGCAACGGGAAAACCGCAAAGCATTCCACTACGACAAATTGGTTGCGATGGGAGCTTGGAAGGATGCTCTACACGGATACCTTGCTTGCACCAGTTACGCCGACGCAATGGTTGGGCGAATCCTAGACGCACTTGAAGCCGGTCCCCATGCCGACAATACCATCGTCGTGCTGTGGAGTGATCACGGATATCACCTGGGCGAAAAAGGCCAGTGGGGCAAACATACGTTGTGGGAACGGACCTCCAACGTACCATTCGTCTGGGCCGGTCCTGGCATTGCGGAAGGAGCAAAAACAGACGTTACCGTCAGCCTGATCGACATCTATCCGACGCTGGTGGAAACATGCAACTTGCCGGCACCGCGTCAGGACCTGGAGGGTGTCTCGCTGGCGTCGATATTGAAGAATCCCGCCGAGGCCGATGACCGCACGGTGTACCTGCCATACATCAACCCAGGTGAATACGGGTTGATGAATCGCCAGTGGCGTTTCATCCATTATGACGACGACAATCAAGAACTGTACAACGTCAAAGAAGATCCGCACGAGTGGAATAATCTGGCGTCTGACCCACAACACGCCGACGTCATCGCCGAACTACGTGCCTCGGCACCGACTGAATTCGCCGCCCCGGAACCCAAGATGAACGCAAGACGTGACTTGGTCGTCGAAGGCGAAACATTCCGTTGGGTAAAGGGTGAAGGTAACTATGTGCCGCACCCAAAGTACCTGCCCTACACCGACCCGGCGCTGAAACAAAAGAAGGCGAATTCGGAACGGTAA